The genomic region TGCATACAGGACACACACATATTCCATgatataaaactttagcgtgaagagccaGGCTAGCATGGAATAATTTATGCTCCtgtttaagctttaatgttgctctttgcAACATTAGTTTTTATACTATGCGAAAGAGGAGGGTTAAGGGAGCTTCCAAagacaagtaaaagaaaaagggttgccttagttgccctccaatcgctttctTCCCTAAAAGGGCTCTAAAATTTTGAGTTTAGCTCCTCTCCCAAAACTCTGCATTCACCCTTTCAAAAATCAAGTTCGTCCCATATCAAAAATTCATACACGGTAGACATTTCGATCTTTACTAATTCACCGCCAGTACTTTTACTGTGAAAGGGATGCATACGGAAGCTTGATTCACCCAGGATCACAAAAGAATTTCCAATTGCTACTTGAGGTAAAGAGCAAAGTCCGTCCCCCTTTAATAGCTTCTTCCCCCCTATGTCCTCTTTAGGCCAATTTGTTTTGCAGAAACTTTGGCATATAGCACTTGAGCGCTCTTTATTTCTCCAGCCCCCATCCGCCACAACCGTCATCTAAGGACATATTTCACAAACTTGAACCAGAATCATGCGGTGATTTTCAGTCAGTAGGATTTGAGGCAAAAAGTAGCCCATGACCTGACAAAATCCTACTCCATCCTTACTTTTAGCATAATGTAGACTGGTCGCATTTTGCTTGAAGCAGAATAGCCAAAGCTGGAAGTGGAACCAAAGAAGATTTTTGATCTATATGATTAGCAGGGACAAACCAGGCCCAGTATTTCCTACCATCACTAGCTATTTAGCACACCTTTTATATCTTTTACACAAACATGGGAAGTCAGAGCTTCTTGTGGAGAAATTACAACTCTGGTTCTGAATCATGATGATAAGAATTCTGAGTCTtggttaaaaaagaaacgatTTCCATTTTTGACTGCTTTAGTGACTTGTCAAATACTTGTGCAGAACTCTTCAAGCAACAATACTAGGCAATATCAGCATAATAGGCAATACAAAGACAcattaaaagtactaaaattttatAGTCAGATACAAGAAAACATAATCCGACAGaaccgaaaaataaaaatcattcaaTCTATTTCAATTATATAATAGCATATTGTTCATACAGAAGGTCCCTCACTTTAAAATAATCCTCACTCAGAGTACCTTCTATCGAAACTTTCCCTGTTTCTAGTCGCTGCAAAGAAATATTTCCCCCACAACATCTCAAAGTGCCTCCAATAAATTCTGACGGTATACCATTTTTACCGAGGATCTGTTTGAAATCTGAAAGCTTTATGTCATTCAAAAATGCCGTTTTATGACTTGGAATCAAATTATAATCTACTAGGTCAAGATGAGGCTGATTTTTCTTTGCCTCAGCTACATCTGACTTTTCAATATCTGTTGAGCCTGTGTCATAAACAACTTGTCCAGTAACCCAAGCAACTTCAGACTCTCTGCactttttaaacattaaatctTTCAGTATAGAGTCTTTCAGTAGCAGTTGGTAAATATGTCTTTCTATTGTTGCATTAATGTGATCTCCTTTTTGAGGCAtccaaatattttcagcttGACATCCAGCAGAGAGTTTTTCACAAGCTTCTTGACTTCCTCGCACAATAATCAAACGTCTAGGCTTAACTTGGAAAACAAGCCGTTCAATTGATGGTCCATCTGATCTTCCTTCGAAATCAATATATAAGATATTACAGTTCAACTTCAAGATCTTTGACTGTGACATACATTTTGTTGGAATTTCTTCAATTTCCATATCTTCTTCTGGTTCTTCTTGAGCATCTGATATATCCTTTTCTGCTTCTTCTACGCCATCTACAATGAGAAAATCTTCATGCTTTACAACCTCACCATATTCATCAACcttaactttttcttcatggaatggaaaaacaggaaaatgagGCTTCTTTCCCTGTCTTCTTGGTTCTTCCATGACCATAATATCATGCCCGACTGGGCCAGAGATCTCGTCTTCATCTTCTGAACTTTCTTCATATTCCATTGTTTCTGAAGCTTTCTGCTTTTTGGTTTGTAAATACTCGTCTAGCTCTTTCCCTGCAAGAGGAGCCCGTGAACGAACATCAAGCTGGAGGGATAGTACTCTCCCCAGATTGTCTACAAGATATCTTGCTAAGGTCCCAGGACTGGTGCGCTGTGTAAAAATAACGGAATTATTGGGTTGTCCACACCACATTACAAAAAGGTCACGTGCAAATCCACATTCAAGATCAGGCATAGAGGCAAGCACCACTTTAGGACTTGGTATTTTCTTTAAGTCTTCAAAAGAATGACATAGTTTGACAGAACGAAATTGGAAAGGGTTGTTCCGAGCATCATCCACTGATTTGACCATCCTATCACTCATCCATT from Artemia franciscana chromosome 5, ASM3288406v1, whole genome shotgun sequence harbors:
- the LOC136027315 gene encoding probable cleavage and polyadenylation specificity factor subunit 2; protein product: MTSIIKFQALSGCFDESPHCYLLEIDDFTILLDCGWDELFSVNLVDSLKQNINKIDAVLISYPDLLHLGALPYAVGKLGLNCPIYGTVPVHKMGQMFMYDWYLSRYDSEEFAIFDLDDVDKVFDRMTVLKYNQTIALKGKGYGITITPVPAGHMIGGTIWKIVKDGEEDIVYAVDYNHKKERHLGCCELEKVTRPSLLITDAYNMLYQQPRRSARDESLVVSILATLRSQGNVLLAVDTAGRVLEISNLLDNIWHNKEAGLFAYNIVLMSKVAHNVNEFAKSSIEWMSDRMVKSVDDARNNPFQFRSVKLCHSFEDLKKIPSPKVVLASMPDLECGFARDLFVMWCGQPNNSVIFTQRTSPGTLARYLVDNLGRVLSLQLDVRSRAPLAGKELDEYLQTKKQKASETMEYEESSEDEDEISGPVGHDIMVMEEPRRQGKKPHFPVFPFHEEKVKVDEYGEVVKHEDFLIVDGVEEAEKDISDAQEEPEEDMEIEEIPTKCMSQSKILKLNCNILYIDFEGRSDGPSIERLVFQVKPRRLIIVRGSQEACEKLSAGCQAENIWMPQKGDHINATIERHIYQLLLKDSILKDLMFKKCRESEVAWVTGQVVYDTGSTDIEKSDVAEAKKNQPHLDLVDYNLIPSHKTAFLNDIKLSDFKQILGKNGIPSEFIGGTLRCCGGNISLQRLETGKVSIEGTLSEDYFKVRDLLYEQYAII